In Lactuca sativa cultivar Salinas chromosome 5, Lsat_Salinas_v11, whole genome shotgun sequence, the DNA window ATAGTTTACACTCACCTTCGTCATCCTATGTTAGTTATTAAAATTTGTATTAAATTTCAATgttgtaaaattataattattgaaaaaagacttttaaatttaaaaaaaaaaaatagtttgtttCAACTTCAGTTGTAGCAACCtgcaaaatatgaaaaataaatagtttttttttcttgtagACTATAAACATTTGATTTACCTTTTCTTCTATACGTGCATTTCTTAAGGTTCCTCAAAGGCCATATATCACATATATGATATGGTTAGGTCTGACCATGGCCCAAATGTAGCCACAAGTTCAAACTCTAAGATGGCAAACTTTGCGTTTATGGTGCTTATTAATAGTGGTTGTATAATCTTTATcttacaaaaaatattttgtattaCGAGTATATTGCATGCATACAAAAATATTTGTGAGCAcaattaaaaacattttttaaattttttactaAAACaattttacacacacacacacacaaaaaaaaaaagaaaaaaaaacgattCTAAACCCATTTTAGAAGTGgttaaaagttttacaaaataaactcttttaatttcaaaacttAATTATGCTTTTAAGAGTTTCATAAACAATTCATggctataaaataataataataaaatttaaacacGTAGTTTAATAATCAACAGTTAACTAAAAGAAATCATGAATTGCCCATGCCTAAAAATCTTATGACTATTCCATGAACCACCATAAAATAACGACCCCAACCTAaggtaaaaaatcaaaaataattttttttcccaaaaataggatttaattaattttttagggGTTTCATCGGAAACATCTGGCACGCTACTCTGTGTTGCTACTGCCAACACAGGTCACCAAGCATACCGTATGTGGTGGGCTGCTCCACCGCGGAAGGCAAGAGAGGCGGCCCACCTTCGGTCCGAGCCTTGTGAGCTGACTCACGTGATCGGTTGTCTTTTTTTGGGCCTGGTTGGTTGCTTCTAAAGTCGGCTTGCAACTTGGACTTTAGGTTGCAAAGACTGTTGGGCTAAGGCAGCTTTAGGCTTGAGTAGTAGTCCATTTGTTGGTAAGGTTTATGTTTTTGTGGTTTTTTGTCTGAATAATAACTAGAATGAAAAACCTTAACTATTACAAGGCACAAAATGACCAATCCAAATCATACATCACAAaccaataatagtaataatattcACAAGCAACCAAAATATGTCAAATTTGAGAAAAAGCAATGTGTGAATTATAAACATCCAACGAGCAAATTACTTTGATGATAACATTATTAGTCATGTATGTGAAATATTGATAATGTTAATACTTTCTAAAAGTTAAAAGATCTAATGTAACACTTATATTTCGGGGAGAGAAGTATTGCTCATTATGataaattatattaaaaattttgataaaataaatatagttgaagttaataaaataaataaagttaaTGGACTTAAAAAATTCAAGTTAATTGGAAGGTTAATTTGGGTcgaatcaaaattttaaagtttgaGGACCTTGCCAAATCGAAAAAgtttaggtgctgtttgtttttctgaaaccaaaatgtctgcagtctgcggaccacatctgcaagcctctgcagcagaagaggtggaccaaacgtctgcagtctgcaataagaaggctgtttgttttttaacatctgcaggctGCTGAAATAAactgaattttaaataaaatgattttacaaacttaaaatgaaatttcaacaccaaaattttaataataatagtctTATAAATTTCATGCAACCAAATTAGTCATACAATagtctaaggtgttgtttgtttttctgaagccaaaatgtctgcagtctgcggaccacatctgcaagcctctgcagcagaagaggtggaccaaacgtctgcagtctgcaataagaagactgtttgttttttaacgtctgcaggcTGCTGAAATAAactgaattttaaataaaattattttacaaacttaaaatgatttttcaacaccaaaattttaataataatagtctTATAACATTGAAAATAAAATTCATGCAACTAAATTAGTcatacaataaaaaaaatgttttacaataacaatttcatttaaaacaattCAATCTATATTGTGCATCAACTGATCAGCAATTTCATCACGTAACTGAGTCATATATTCACGGTCTGCTGCAGTACCATGTGTTGGAATCccgtcttcatcatcatcaatggCCACATTGTTATTTCGAAACGGGATATTGGGTTCATCGTATCGTGCGAAATACTCATCATTCAATCCTTCTTTCCTTATATAATTATGAAGCGCGAAGCATGCCATGGCAATGTTTCTTTGTGTCACAAACGGGAATGGTGCCATCCTCTTCAATATAGGGAAGCGTGCTTTCAGCACACCAAAAGCACGTTCAATGACATTCCGAAGTTTTGCATGTCCATggttaaatttttctttattggTCAATGCACGTCTTTGACGAAAATCTCCAAGCCAATACCTCACATTACGATAAGGGGTTATAAATCCTCGAGTGTGTGCATACGcggcatcacaaagataatatatgtctgaaaaaaaatgcaaaacactaatcaattttcaaattaaaataaaaatatttaaaaaaaacaaaaatttaccTGGTGGTGGAAATGGGAATGATGCTTGTGGATCGGCTACTACTTCTGATAATATTCTAGAGTCATGCGCTACCCCTTCCCACCcggtcacaacaaatgtaaaaatcatattgaAGTCACAAATTACCAATACGTTTTGGTAACAATCTCCCTTTCCCCTACTTCTATATAAGTCTTGTTTCTTAGCAGGGACAACAgcatgtatcaaagtgccatAAAGTGCACCAACTGCTCCTTTGAAAACCCTTCGTAGCCTTCTATTATGTCCTGGAATGTTTGGATTCTGATTAAAAGATGTTGGTACTATAACATCTTGTGCGAAAAGCATCATTTTTTCCAACacttcataaaaaaatttatgaattGTTTGCTTCGAGTGTTGAAATCTCCGCTTGATAATCACGTAACGTTGATTATGTCCGATCATCATAAAAAACATAGCCATCTTTTCCTCAACTGATACATGTTTGTTGTCCTTTAAtgagtaatttactctaaaatgagCACATAGTCGTACAAAAGATTCACGGGACATGCGTAATACTTCAACACATTGTAAACGATTACGGTGTAATAACTCCAATGTGTATTCGTGTCCCGTCATTTCCGAATCATTATCCCGCAATCGTTTCACACCCCTCTTCCAAAAATAACAGATGTATAGGTACATTAGAATTACGAGAAGTAACTTTTGATCGTGATCCATATGAACCTAAAATCAACAAAGTAGAACTTTAAAAAACATTACATAAACCATATttcaagtatcaaataaacattccatttatcatatttcaagccaaaataacattacataaaccatatttcaagtatcaaataaacatTCCATTAATCATATTTCAAGTACCAACAAGGGCAAAAAGACCTAACAAAATAGTTccaacaaaggcaaaaacatttaacaaagtaGTTCCAACAAGGGCAAAAAGACATAACAAATACTTTCAACACTAGAAAATCATCGAACAATCTTCCCATCCTTCAAAACTCCTAAACTGGTACCCGTCATCTCAAACCACCCTCGTAATATTTCGGGAACATCGGGCAAATGCATCCACATCTCTCTTATGTTCATGGTTCCTCCAAAAATATGATATGCGACAAAGCGTAAAGGATCTGTAGGGCCTAACCGAAGGACCTCTAACTTCTCTAAACACTGAGGAATTGTATACCCTTTAGTCAAACTTTGTAGAGCTTTCTTCATTTCAAATGCTAAATCGTCAGCAGTAACAGAAGTTCCATCAGGTGAAGAAGCAGACAGTGAGGCACTAGGAGCTACAGGAGTTGAGGGTTTAGCCCTTTTGTTGGGGTTACCGGATGGTGTAGCAGTATATGGTGAACGAGCAGAAGGTGAAGCAGTAGAAGGTGAAGCAGCAGAAGGTGGTGGCTCATGATGAGAAGTGTCAACACCatcatcatccattgcatcaaaAGGGGTGGCGGTGATCTGAAGTGGTGGAACACGACAGGAGGATGCGCCAGCTACTGATGATGATTGGGTTGAGTAACTCCTAAAATTACCAGTAGCACTATTTCCATCAAAAAGACGTGCACAAAGATCTGGAAAAGGCAGTGGAATTGTTCTCAAAGAAGCAGCTTTTGGATGCCCCTAAACCCAAATGTAACAAGAAATAGTATAAGAATATTTGGCAACTTCAAAcgtaaatgttatatatatatatatatatatatatatatatatatatatattattgtatattAATGTATATGTACCTTCTTAAAATCATCCCACTCCTCGGCTGTTAAATTAAAAGTGTTTGTTTGAGATTTGTATATATTAccggttttgttttttaaatataccCATCCAGTGTATTTAGCTTTCAGATTGTCATATgcgtttttcatttgtttttgagTCAACTCAACCCCAAATTTCTCCTTAAGAACTCTTCCAAGCCTTATCCATGAATCTTTCTGCAAACTCAATCCTTTTCTACCAACACTCTCTACTTCTTCAATACAAGTATCCAATAAGCATTTTAAATGCTCATTGGTCCATTGTTGTTTTTCTCCCATCTCTAATAACCAAATAACAATAAACAATCAACAAGTAACATCATTCTTTCAAGAAAAAGTTTTTATTTTCACGACAAATTTGTTTTACGACACAtttgtaattttgttttattttcaatCACAATAATGTGAAACTTTTTATTCAATTATAAATAACCTCAATTAGAGTGTTTTAATTCAAAGTTTTCTAAAAAACTTTATAAATCAAATACATTTCACTTTAACGACAAAAACTTTACTTCTATCAAATAAACAAAACTTATGACTCTTTTTGATGCTTTCTATCATATACATACAAAATCAACAATCATATACATATACACTATCATATAAATATACACAAtcaataatcatatatatatatacacaaccaAAACTCATATACACATAAACAATCACAATCAacaattatatacatatacactATCATATTTAGCAAATAAGAATTTTCATCAAGAAAAAGCTTGATTTCAACAACTAACATCATTATTTCATAACATTATTTCAAGAAAAAGCTTTGATTTCAACACATTCTAGGCAAATTATATCATCCACGAATCAACAATCTTATTCATATACActatcatatatacatacacaatcaacaaccatatacatatacacaATCAACAATCATATACACATTCACAATTAACAAAAGAATATGTTATCTTTTGCTTGGTAGTTCTGTTTATTGGCttccaataaaaaaaaattatagatcCCAGGTGTGAAAAAACAGGAAGACAGCTTGCAGGTAAGGTTTAACAAGAATGACAGCTTGCTGGGAATTGTTTACAGGTAGTATTTTCAATTTTAGCAAGAATATATGATAAATTATACACCTCCAAGATTTGAATATGAAGGAATACCCAACAAAATTAATATTTTCGAGGAAACAAGGATGCGACTGGAGATACCTGTTCGCTGAATTGAAATTGAAttgaaagagagaggagggatgACGACATACCTGTTCGCTGCAATCGAGAAGTGGCGCTTGCTGTTCGGAGGCGACGAACGGAGATGCGACCGGAGAGGAAGGTGGCGACGGGCGGTGCGGCGACAGATCGAAGGTGACAGTCGGTCGGCGAAACTTGCTGGAGTGAAGATGGAGTTGTCGAGCTATCTGTGTACAAAGACGGGAGGCTTGGATGAATGGAGGCGGAAAAATAAAACGCGTGTTTTTTTTTTAGGTCAAATGAACTTGGCAGACTTTAGAAGAGGTTGGCCCATATCTGTGTGGTGAAGACCTCGCGCAGACGTTTTTATGCCTGCgcacttcagaaaaacaaacGCACTTCAAACCTATAAgtctgcgcgtggtctgcgccgcgcagacaGAAGACCTCCCGCAGATCTGCAGAGAAAAAACAAACACCCCCTAATAACATTGAAAATAAAATTTATGCAACCAAATTAGtcatacaataaaaaaaaaactagttttacaataacaattttatttaaaacaattcAATCTATATTGTGCATCAACTGATCAGCAATTTCATCCTGTAACTGAGTCATATATTCACGGTCTGCTGCAGTACCATGTGTTGGAATctcgtcttcatcatcatcaacgGCCACATTGTTATTCCGAAATGAGACATTGGGTTCATCGTATCGTGCGAAATACTCATCACTCAGTCCTTCTctccttataaaattatgaagcGCGAAGCATGCCATGGCATTGTTTCTTTGTGTCACAAACGGGAATGGTGCCATCCTCTTCAATATAGGGAAGCGtgctttcaaaacaccaaaagcaCGCTCAATGACATTCCGAAGTTTTGCATGTCCATggttaaatttttctttattggTCAATGCACGTCTTTGACGAAAATCTCCAAGCCAATACCTCACATTACGATAAGGGGCCATAAATCCTCGAGTGTGTGCATACGcggcatcacaaagataataCTTGTCTGtaaaaaaatgcaaaacactaatCAATTTTCAAACTAAGATAAgagtatttaaaaaaacaaaaacttacCGGGTGGTGGAAACGGGAATGATGCTTGTGGATCGGTTATTGCTTCTGATAATATTCTAGAGTCATGCGCTACCCCTTCCCACCTGGCCACAACAAATGTAAACATCATATTGAAGTCACAAATTGCCAATACGTTTTGGTAGCAATCTCACTTTCCTCTACTTCTATATAAGTCTTGTTTCTTAGCAGGGACAACAACATGTATCAAAGTGCTATCAGGGGCACCAACCGCCCCTTTGAAAATCCTTCGTAGCCTCCTATTATGTCCTGGAATGTTTGGATTCGGATTAAAAGAAGTTGGTACTATAACATCTTGTGCGAAAAGCATCATTTTGTCCAACacttcataaaaaaatttatgaattGTTTGCTTCGAGTGTTGAAATCTCCGCTTGATAATCACATAACGTTGATTATGGCCGATCATCATAAAAAACATAGTCATCTTTTCCTCAACCGATACGTGTTTGCTGTCCTTTAATGAGTAATTCGCTCTAAAATGAGCACATAGTCGTACAAAAGAGTCACGGGACATGCGTAGTACTTCAACACATTGTAAACGATTACGATGTAACAACTCCAATGTGTATTCATGTCCCGTCATTTCCGAATCATTATCCCGCAATCGTTTCACACCTCTCTTCCAAAAATAACGGATGTACATATACATAAGAATTACGAGAAGCAACTTTTAATCGTGATCCATTATGAACCTAAAATCAACAAAGTAGAACtttaaaaaacattacattaatcATATTTCAAGTAGCAAAAAAGCATTACATAAACCATATTTCAAGTAGCAAaaaaacattacttaaaccaTATTTCAAGTACCAAAAAAACATTAGGTAAACTAGATTCCAAGTAGCAAAGTAGCAAAAAATAGTTCCAACAAAGGCAAAAATACCTAACAAAATAGTTCCAACAAATGCAAAAGACCTAACAAATAGTTTCAGCACTAGAAAAATCAACGGACAATCTTTCCATCCTTCAAAACTTCTAAACTTGTACCCGTCATCTCAAGCCATCCTCGTAATATCTCGGGAACATCAGGCAAATGCATCCACATCTCTCTCATGTTCATGGTCCCTCCGAAAATATGATATGCAACAAAGTGTAAAGGATCTGTAGGGCCTAATTGAAGCACCTCTAACTTCTCTAAACATTGAGGGATTGTATACCCTTTAGTCAAACTTTGTAGAGCTTTTTTCATTTCTAATGCTAAGTCGTCAGCAGTAATAGAAGTTCCATCAGGTGAAGAAGCTGATGGTGAAGCACATGGAGGTATAGGAGTTGAGGGTTTAGCCCTTTTGTTGGGGTTACCAGATGGTGAAGCAGTATATGGTGAAGCAGCAGAAGGTGAAGCAGCAGAATGTGAAGCTGCAGAAGGTGAAGCGGTAGAAGGTGAAGCAGCAGAAGGTGGTGGCTCATGGTGGGAAgtgtcatcaccatcatcatctatTACACGAAAAGGGGTGGCGGTAATCTGAAGTGGTGGAACACGACAAGAGGATGCTCCAGCTACTGATGATGATTGGGTTGAGTAACTCCTACAATTACCAGTGGCACTATTTCCATCAAAAAGACATGCACAAAGATCTGGAAAAGGCAGTGGAATTGTTCTCAATGAAGCAGCCTTCGGATGCCCCTAAACCCAAATGTAACAAAAAAATAGTATAAGAATATTTAGCAACTTCAAACGTAAATGTATAATATGtgtatatataccttcttaaagTCATCCCACTCCTCGGTTGTTAAGTTAAAAGTGTTTGTTTGAGAGTTGTATATGTTAccggttttgttttttaaatacacCCATCCTGTGTATTTGGCTTTCAGATTGTCATATGCGTTTTTCATTTGCTTTTGAGTCAACTCAAACCCAAATTTCTCCTTAAGAACTCTTCCAAGCCTTATCCATGAATTTTTCTGCAAACTCAATCCTTTTCTACCGACACTCTCTACTTCTTCAATACAAGTATCCAATAAGCATTTTAAATGCTCATTGGTCCATTGTTGTTTTTCTCCCATTTCtaataagcaatatatcatagataataataatttaataaggtATTGTAGCATTCATAAGGTATTGCATATCATACAAattccaacaaaaaaaataacGATTTGAAACAATAAAGAGTATTTTCAAAACCAAATAACAATAAACAATCAACAACTAACATCATTATTTCATAAAGAGTGTTTTAAAGTGTGATTTTCCAAAAATAATCGTTAAATCTTGTATTTCATGAGAGAACAAAATATATTAAACGTGATGTACATTTTATGCGAGATAAAGTCATGAAGGGAGTTGTGAAAGTTATAAAAATATCCTTTCAAGAACAAGAACATATATATTTAGTTATTTGCCAAAATCCTTGATCATGTTTAATATTAGTATTTAATTGAAATTTTGAAGTTGTTATACCCGTTTCCAAAAGTAAAATTTAGGGGATATTGAAATGGTAATGGTCAAATCCAATCTTATTTTtgaaatacatatataaataaaagGACAGTGACTTTGTCAGTTTGGTGAAGGTAATCTTTAGACGTGTTAAAAATTCTAAGATTGGCCTAAAGTGGTCTATTGGGTTGATCCATATTGCTGACCCGGGGTATAAGACCTTTCTAATGTGATAATTTTATTTAAAGGAATTTATAAAAAGGGAAAATTTCATTCATATCCTTCTAAACATTAAATATTACGTCAACGtccttataaatttaaaaattacgTATACATCATTCTAAAACTATAATATTTACATCTATAtccaaatttatattttaattaaaattaaactaatataatattaaaaaacttgtctaaaattataaattatatatgatgttactaaaataccctttctAAATAAAATATTAACAAGATTAATCTTATTAAATAGCTAATTAAACTTTTCAACACATTCGTCATTATATATACAGAGAAACATTTCGATTCATGACCACTTATTGTCTAAACGTTAATATgcataaataacattattatcCTACAACGAAGAGTCTTTTCTTTTCAGAATTATAACCATTATGTATTTGTTTGGTTGTTTTTCATGTTTGATTTTCAGCTTTTGATTGTAACCATTTTTGTGtatttgttttcttcttttttatAGAGTAGCAACAACAAAAAGCAATTCACATATCCAATAGGAAAAATGAGATACACACCCAACAAGGCAACAACTACCCATATCATTATACTCGCTAAATAAAACCTCAAGTGGCATAATTGTGATACATAGTTTGTGAAACCTTCAAAAACAGTGGCTATACCAAGACTAGTAGTACTACATTGAAtctaaaaataacatttattttcatACTTTTGAGTTCTTGGCTCTAGTTTTTCTGAAACTGAAAAATGAAGTTGTTTGGATTTTTTTTGGAGGAAATCATAAATAATAGAGGTAAATCATAGGTGCTCTAGTTGTAAATGTGGATATACAAGTAATTGATGCATACGATTATTTTTGCTCCTGCACTACTAGTGAGACATAAACAGGAAAAAATTGGCAAGACTTCCTAATCATGTATTAAGCAGAAATCGTAATCATTATATATAAAAACCAAATCTGATCATGTATTAAGCAGAAATCGAAACTGATGGAACTGATCATGGAGAACTTCATgttgaaattgaaaaaaaaaaaacataaggcAGAAGGGCGAAACCTGTTGTTCGCAGGTGGGTAGATCGCAATGTCGGCCGGTCGATTGGTCGCCTGGTCGCTCGACGCCTTCAATCGGAAAGGATGCTCGCGACGGCGGTCCTGATCGGTGGTGATGCTCGACGAATTGAAGATGGAGCAGTCAAAGGATTGTTGGGTGGAGAAATATTGACAGGTAAGAAAGCGACGATGGAGGCAGATAGAAAAGAGGGACGCGTTTTTTTTTTTAGGTTAAAAACAATTCGCAGACGTGAGAAGAGGTTGGGCCAAGTCTGTGTGGTGAAGACCTCGCGTAGACATTTTTATGTCTGCgcacttcagaaaaacaaacacactgcaaacctataggtctgcgcgtggtctgcgcCGCGCAAACAAAAGAGTCCACGCAGATCTGcaaagaaaaaacaaacagccTCTTAGTTTCACCTTGACTTGACTAGGTCGAATCTATATAATGTTAAGAAATTAACTCTCCAATATTGTATTTAGAAACTTTAAGACTAGTGAGTGAAATAGAAGCTAGTTGGGGAATCAAAAACATATTCTGCAAAACTAGTTGATAACAGATGGCTGATAGCATTTTGTTAAACACTACGTAAGATAGTTTTTTAATTTGaaacgttttgtttaaactaaacgctaaaAGCATGTAGTATGAAACGAAACATGGCTAGGCTACTAAGTTAAATGGATAAACAAAAAATTAATGTGGATTTTTTAATACTATTCTCTTGTCATTGGCATCTTCTATCAAGTCGATCTGTTGGGATATTgatatccttttttttttttctacatcTCCAGCCAATCATGTGGCGCTTAATGTGATTCAAAGAGATATTTGGATGCAGTTGTTATCATGATGATATTTGGAGCATTTTGATAAAATTGTAT includes these proteins:
- the LOC128125970 gene encoding uncharacterized protein LOC128125970, with translation MTGHEYTLELLHRNRLQCVEVLRMSRDSFVRLCAHFRANYSLKDSKHVSVEEKMTMFFMMIGHNQRYVIIKRRFQHSKQTIHKFFYEVLDKMMLFAQDVIVPTSFNPNPNIPGHNRRLRRIFKGAVGAPDSTLIHVVVPAKKQDLYRSRGKWEGVAHDSRILSEAITDPQASFPFPPPDKYYLCDAAYAHTRGFMAPYRNVRYWLGDFRQRRALTNKEKFNHGHAKLRNVIERAFGVLKARFPILKRMAPFPFVTQRNNAMACFALHNFIRREGLSDEYFARYDEPNVSFRNNNVAVDDDEDEIPTHGTAADREYMTQLQDEIADQLMHNID